In Mycteria americana isolate JAX WOST 10 ecotype Jacksonville Zoo and Gardens chromosome 3, USCA_MyAme_1.0, whole genome shotgun sequence, a single genomic region encodes these proteins:
- the FLVCR1 gene encoding choline/ethanolamine transporter FLVCR1, whose translation MVEDGGEEEAEGESGEMPAAAAVPPLQRCNGFLPGKEAEDGGPTAPAGGGERAAAAEAEAMLPASGGRVETRLSRRRLAVLAVFSCYSLVNAFQWIQYSILSNVFAGFYSVSFTQIDWLSMVYMVAYVPLILPATWLLDARGLRLTALLGAGLNGLGAWLKCASLAPDRYPLTLAAQAVCAVAQVFILGLPSRIASVWFGPTEVSTACAVAVLGNQLGTAIGFLLPPVLVPNTPNDIDLMAHNISIMFYGTAMVSTLLFFLTGVVFEEKPKYPPSHSQAVLQTMPPEDYSYKQSIINLFKNIPFVLLLISYGIMTGAFYSVSTLLNQMIVTHYEGEEVNAGRIGLTLVVAGMVGSIICGLWLDYTKTYKQTTLIVYILSFIGLLVFTFTLDLGYLIIVFVTGGVLGFFMTGYLPLGFEFAVEITYPESEGTSSGLLNASAQIFGIVFTLVQGKLTTDYSPRAGNLFLCAWIFVGIILTALIKSDLRRHNVNSGIMNLDVKAVPVDSPVEPESTTLKIQSAL comes from the exons ATGGTGGAGGACGGCGgcgaggaggaggcggagggggaGAGCGGGGAGATGCCGGCGGCTGCCGCCGTGCCTCCCCTCCAGCGCTGCAACGGCTTCCTCCCCGGCAAGGAGGCGGAGGACGGTGGGCCgacggccccggcgggcggcggggagcgggcggcggcggccgaggccgaggccatgcTGCCGGCGAGCGGCGGCCGGGTGGAGACGCGGCTGTCGCGGCGGCGGCTGGCGGTGCTGGCCGTCTTCAGCTGCTACTCGCTGGTGAACGCTTTCCAGTGGATCCAGTACAGCATCCTCAGCAACGTCTTCGCCGGCTTCTACAGCGTCTCCTTCACGCAGATAGACTGGCTCTCCATGGTCTACATGGTGGCCTACGTGCCGCTGATCCTGCCCGCCACCTGGCTGCTGGACGCCCGTGGCCTGCGCCTCACCGCCCTGCTGGGCGCCGGCCTCAACGGCCTGGGCGCCTGGCTCAAGTGTGCCAGCCTGGCCCCCGACCGGTACCCCCTCACCCTGGCAGCCCAGGCCGTCTGCGCCGTCGCCCAGGTCTTCATCCTGGGGCTGCCCTCACGCATCGCCTCCGTCTGGTTCGGCCCCACCGAGGTCTCCACCGCCTGCGCCGTGGCCGTGCTGGGCAACCAG CTTGGCACTGCAATTGGGTTTTTGTTGCCACCTGTTTTAGTTCCAAATACACCTAATGATATCGATCTAATGGCACATAACATCAGCATCATGTTCTACGGAACAGCGATGGTGTCCACACTTTTGTTCTTCTTAACAGGAGTCG tgtttgAAGAAAAGCCCAAATACCCTCCTAGTCACTCCCAAGCAGTCCTGCAAACGATGCCTCCCGAGGATTACTCCTACAAGCAGTCGATTATAAACTTGTTCAAAAATATTCCATTTGTACTTTTGCTGATCAGTTACG GTATTATGACTGGGGCGTTTTATTCTGTCTCCACGTTATTAAACCAGATGATAGTAACTCATTATGAG GGAGAAGAAGTGAACGCTGGGAGAATTGGCTTGACACTGGTGGTGGCAGGAATGGTGGGTTCGATTATTTGTGGTTTGTGGCTGGATTACACTAAAACATACAA GCAAACTACTTTGATTGTTTACATTCTCTCTTTCATTGGGTTGCTGGTATTTACTTTCACCCTGGACCTCGGATACCTTATAATAGTGTTCGTGACTGGAGGAGTACTTGG GTTCTTCATGACTGGCTATCTCCCACTTGGGTTTGAATTTGCTGTGGAAATTACATACCCAGAGTCTGAAGGCACTTCCTCAGGTCTCCTTAATGCATCAGCACAG ATATTTGGAATTGTCTTTACACTTGTTCAAGGAAAACTCACAACAGACTACAGTCCTCGTGCAGGAAACCTCTTTCTTTGTGCTTGGATTTTTGTGGGCATTATCTTAACAG ccttAATAAAATCAGATTTGCGAAGACACAATGTGAATTCAGGGATTATGAATTTGGATGTTAAAGCT GTACCAGTTGACAGTCCTGTAGAACCTGAAAGTACTACGTTAAAAATTCAGTCGGCTTTATAA